From a region of the Haloferax volcanii DS2 genome:
- a CDS encoding DUF7261 family protein yields the protein MNRFSRGSSDAAASGDDRGQLVLVSGAVVVVALLTLLVVHAQLGFAGVTETAEAPPLDDIVETTEDAVELATAGVAGRYDWAERDAAVADFRSRLNPALTNVERARPGGVALTTNDSAASGWALRNCPDGPSREFGPCVADDGVVVQERAGETTVVAVLVDVRIATPRSRTDLTVAARPN from the coding sequence GTGAACCGATTCAGCCGCGGTTCGAGCGACGCCGCCGCCTCGGGCGACGACCGTGGCCAGTTGGTGCTCGTCTCCGGAGCCGTCGTCGTCGTCGCGCTGCTCACGCTCCTCGTCGTCCACGCGCAACTCGGGTTCGCCGGGGTAACCGAAACGGCCGAGGCACCGCCGCTGGACGATATCGTCGAGACGACCGAAGACGCCGTCGAACTGGCGACCGCGGGTGTCGCGGGACGATACGACTGGGCGGAGCGAGACGCCGCAGTCGCGGACTTTCGGTCGCGGCTCAACCCCGCGCTGACGAACGTCGAACGCGCGCGCCCCGGCGGCGTAGCGTTGACGACGAACGACTCGGCGGCCTCCGGGTGGGCGCTCAGGAACTGCCCCGACGGTCCGTCTCGGGAGTTCGGGCCCTGCGTCGCCGACGACGGCGTCGTGGTCCAAGAGCGCGCGGGCGAGACGACCGTCGTCGCCGTCCTCGTGGACGTTCGCATCGCCACGCCGCGGTCGCGGACGGACCTGACGGTCGCCGCGCGCCCGAACTGA
- a CDS encoding DUF7262 family protein, whose product MRDRRGERSRRLRRHCAAADSTRTDDRGQLSLTVVEAVVATLFVLAVAAGFALAPPAPTAESDALARQATDAASLVGSVPAEGPGTLLGVACGSPAEFDDRAARLHEVAAAGLPNGAFVSLRTEVGSVGRPPPETARVRTATAVVPRCTATLEVWYP is encoded by the coding sequence ATGCGTGACCGACGCGGAGAGCGCTCGCGGCGGTTGCGTCGGCACTGCGCGGCCGCCGACAGCACCCGAACGGACGACCGCGGACAGCTCTCGCTGACGGTCGTCGAAGCGGTCGTCGCGACGCTGTTCGTCCTCGCCGTTGCGGCGGGGTTCGCGCTCGCGCCGCCCGCGCCGACCGCCGAGTCGGACGCGCTGGCGCGGCAGGCGACGGACGCCGCGTCGCTGGTGGGGTCGGTCCCCGCCGAGGGACCGGGAACGCTTCTCGGCGTGGCCTGTGGGTCGCCGGCGGAGTTCGACGACCGAGCGGCGCGGCTTCACGAGGTCGCCGCGGCGGGGCTCCCGAACGGCGCGTTCGTCTCGCTCCGAACCGAAGTCGGGTCGGTCGGGAGACCGCCGCCGGAGACCGCGCGGGTGAGAACTGCGACCGCCGTGGTCCCGCGTTGTACCGCGACGCTGGAGGTGTGGTACCCGTGA
- a CDS encoding MBL fold metallo-hydrolase, with the protein MTVTAVADGVYTIQFDHVRVFVIEDRPAGTTTLVDAAFPDDGHELVSVLESEFGGVDRLVITHGDEGHFGGTPAVLDAFDPELLVPGGAKGFYDALDIEADRHFRHDDVLDGGIRIVQVPGHTVANNGLLLEDDGVFIAGDVVEGSDRRGLPPGFLVPPAAQFNDLSHEEAERNLVKLFDYDIETVLVSHGTHVDDDPLGKLDDWLIDRQWTLSY; encoded by the coding sequence ATGACAGTGACAGCAGTCGCAGACGGAGTGTACACGATACAGTTCGACCACGTCCGAGTGTTCGTCATCGAAGACCGACCGGCCGGAACGACCACGCTCGTCGACGCGGCATTCCCCGACGACGGCCACGAGTTAGTGTCCGTGCTGGAGTCGGAGTTCGGCGGTGTCGACCGACTCGTCATCACCCACGGCGACGAGGGTCACTTCGGCGGGACGCCCGCCGTGTTGGATGCGTTCGACCCCGAACTGCTCGTCCCCGGCGGCGCGAAGGGCTTCTACGACGCGCTCGACATCGAGGCCGACCGCCACTTCCGCCACGATGACGTGCTCGACGGCGGGATTCGAATCGTGCAGGTGCCGGGCCACACGGTCGCAAACAACGGCCTGCTGTTGGAGGACGACGGCGTGTTCATCGCCGGCGACGTGGTCGAGGGGTCGGACCGCCGCGGTCTCCCGCCGGGATTCCTCGTCCCGCCGGCGGCGCAGTTCAACGACCTGAGCCACGAGGAAGCCGAGCGGAACCTCGTCAAACTGTTCGACTACGACATCGAGACGGTGCTCGTGAGCCACGGCACGCACGTCGACGACGACCCGCTCGGGAAGTTGGACGACTGGCTCATCGACCGCCAGTGGACGCTGTCGTACTGA
- a CDS encoding histidine kinase N-terminal 7TM domain-containing protein, whose translation MTPNIEWRAVEQLVFGGAVGPQLLTQPVSLVVIIIGLMVTSGVVSGYVALFAWQRRSMPGAIGLGVLALASGWWSSGYLLELIVADVALKLTLADLQWVGVLVAPIAWFFFAFSYAGRDRFTARPSLCVLSVLPVIGLGAVWTNSLHHLMWTSVTVVPAVGRAITILQMEWGPLYWVVLGYSYLLWLAGAVVILRTALDMPDIYRLQAITLVLGTLMPVLGNFATTLLELYGAAIDMTPAAFTFAGLACTVAISRYELLESRPVPRWVARERVVETMADAVVVTDTKWRVTDVNRAAARVLNDTADELKGRPVGDVIDEFSPDQRDTDQVTVRLGSSQRYFELRTSAFCDHHGRDIGHALVFRDVTDRRLNLQQLEVMNRVLRHNLRTEANLLEGYANLVLDDIDGGEFDDARDHAKTLQDHAKTLVNISQKARKLGVTRGSDGNGDVQLHPAAVQIRAAADAVRTDFACANVRLVELPDRDVVCAPTLEPIVRELVENGVQHNGSSTPVVSVTAGWEDDELVIRIEDNGPGINASELAAIDAHGETQLRHASGLGLWLVKWGVDQLGGTVVFHRREEGGTEVVLRIQAVRSE comes from the coding sequence GTGACTCCGAACATCGAGTGGAGGGCCGTCGAACAGTTGGTGTTCGGAGGTGCGGTCGGTCCCCAGCTACTCACGCAGCCGGTTTCCCTCGTGGTCATCATCATCGGGCTGATGGTCACGTCCGGCGTCGTAAGCGGCTACGTCGCCCTGTTCGCGTGGCAACGGCGGTCGATGCCCGGGGCTATCGGGCTGGGCGTGCTCGCCCTCGCCAGCGGGTGGTGGTCGTCGGGCTACCTCCTCGAACTCATCGTCGCGGACGTGGCACTCAAGCTCACGCTCGCTGACCTCCAGTGGGTCGGCGTGCTCGTGGCACCCATCGCCTGGTTCTTCTTCGCGTTCTCCTACGCCGGCCGGGACCGATTCACCGCTCGGCCGTCGCTTTGCGTCCTCTCGGTGCTCCCGGTAATCGGCCTCGGCGCCGTCTGGACCAACTCTCTCCACCACCTGATGTGGACGTCAGTCACCGTCGTTCCCGCGGTCGGCCGGGCCATCACCATCCTCCAGATGGAGTGGGGGCCGCTGTACTGGGTCGTACTGGGATACAGCTATCTGCTGTGGCTCGCTGGCGCGGTCGTTATCCTCCGAACGGCGCTCGATATGCCGGACATCTACCGGTTACAGGCGATCACGCTCGTCCTCGGGACGCTGATGCCCGTGCTCGGGAACTTCGCCACGACGCTCCTCGAACTGTACGGCGCGGCAATCGACATGACGCCCGCGGCGTTCACGTTTGCGGGGCTCGCCTGCACCGTCGCTATCAGCCGCTACGAGCTCCTCGAATCCCGACCGGTCCCCCGCTGGGTCGCCCGCGAGCGCGTCGTCGAGACGATGGCCGACGCGGTGGTCGTCACCGACACCAAGTGGCGCGTCACCGACGTGAACCGGGCGGCCGCGCGGGTTCTGAACGACACCGCGGACGAGCTCAAAGGCCGCCCCGTCGGCGACGTTATCGATGAGTTCTCGCCCGACCAGCGGGACACGGACCAAGTCACGGTCAGACTCGGGTCGAGCCAGCGGTACTTCGAACTCCGGACGAGCGCCTTCTGCGACCACCACGGCCGCGACATCGGCCACGCGCTCGTCTTCCGCGACGTGACCGACCGCCGGCTGAACCTCCAACAGCTCGAAGTGATGAACCGCGTCCTCCGCCACAATCTTCGGACCGAAGCGAACCTCCTCGAAGGCTACGCCAACCTCGTCTTGGACGACATCGACGGCGGCGAGTTCGACGACGCGCGGGACCACGCGAAGACGCTCCAAGACCACGCGAAAACGCTCGTCAACATCAGCCAGAAAGCGCGAAAGCTCGGTGTGACCCGCGGCAGCGACGGGAACGGCGACGTGCAACTGCACCCCGCGGCCGTCCAGATACGCGCCGCCGCGGACGCCGTCCGCACCGACTTCGCCTGTGCGAACGTCCGACTCGTCGAACTCCCCGACCGCGACGTGGTCTGTGCGCCCACGCTCGAACCAATCGTCCGCGAACTCGTCGAAAACGGCGTCCAACACAACGGGTCGTCGACGCCGGTCGTCTCCGTGACGGCGGGCTGGGAGGACGACGAACTCGTGATTCGAATCGAGGACAACGGCCCCGGCATCAACGCGAGCGAACTCGCCGCCATCGACGCCCACGGCGAGACGCAACTTCGACACGCGAGCGGCCTCGGCCTCTGGCTGGTGAAGTGGGGCGTCGACCAGCTCGGCGGGACGGTCGTGTTCCATCGCCGCGAGGAGGGCGGGACCGAAGTGGTGCTTCGCATCCAGGCGGTTCGAAGCGAGTGA
- a CDS encoding DUF7289 family protein, protein MSATRGQANVVGVALLLGVGVVAIGLLTASVGGLVDAQIASADADAAADGFSSFRDGVVAAANDSYPVRVTDGDLSRVNRTVRITSETRPTRTYDADGYVADLGGHRVAFVGGAVVRGTGDSAALVTPVPVAFAGDAAFLTVPVLTADATDGGGLGSGAALRTQTTRTVTDRPADGYAVAVETATPDAWERAFERRGFNTTRTDFDGDGTESVVATVPDERTLTVARYDVSVVIDRG, encoded by the coding sequence ATGAGCGCCACCCGCGGCCAGGCGAACGTCGTCGGCGTCGCGCTCCTGCTCGGCGTCGGCGTCGTCGCCATCGGTCTCCTGACCGCCAGCGTCGGCGGACTCGTGGACGCCCAGATAGCGAGTGCGGACGCTGACGCCGCCGCGGACGGCTTCTCGTCGTTCCGAGACGGCGTCGTCGCCGCCGCGAACGACAGCTACCCGGTTCGCGTCACCGACGGCGACCTCTCGCGGGTGAACAGGACGGTCCGAATCACCTCGGAGACGAGGCCGACCAGGACCTACGACGCCGACGGGTACGTCGCCGACCTCGGCGGCCATCGGGTCGCGTTCGTCGGCGGCGCGGTCGTCCGCGGCACCGGCGATTCCGCCGCGCTCGTCACGCCCGTTCCGGTGGCGTTCGCCGGCGACGCGGCGTTTCTCACGGTTCCCGTCCTGACCGCCGATGCCACCGACGGCGGTGGACTCGGGTCGGGTGCGGCGCTCCGAACGCAGACGACGCGAACCGTGACCGACCGCCCGGCCGACGGGTACGCCGTCGCCGTCGAGACGGCGACCCCCGACGCGTGGGAGCGAGCGTTCGAGCGCCGCGGTTTCAACACGACTCGAACCGACTTCGACGGCGACGGCACCGAGAGCGTCGTCGCCACCGTCCCCGACGAGCGGACGCTCACGGTCGCCCGATACGACGTTTCGGTGGTGATTGACCGTGGCTGA
- a CDS encoding DUF7266 family protein has product MADASEPSSVAPDDSGPVTPGTGGRAAERAVVPVVGKALEAAIVVLFVGLLTTVLFGGVVPDHRAAVGHELADRTLAAATEQVETTAVVPESAVRGSRRVDAALPRAIRGSSYRIAYVPNATLATDPNVTAPALVLDHPNDAFDRRLPVTLPDSVSVSGAWDSGNDCVVRVVVDDDDGTTLELANGRADA; this is encoded by the coding sequence GTGGCTGACGCGTCCGAGCCGTCGTCGGTCGCCCCCGACGACTCCGGACCGGTGACGCCCGGGACCGGCGGTCGGGCCGCCGAGCGCGCCGTGGTCCCCGTCGTCGGCAAGGCGCTCGAAGCCGCAATCGTCGTGCTGTTCGTCGGACTCTTGACGACGGTGCTGTTCGGCGGCGTCGTCCCCGACCACCGCGCCGCGGTCGGTCACGAACTCGCCGACAGAACGCTCGCGGCGGCGACGGAGCAGGTCGAGACGACCGCCGTCGTCCCCGAGTCGGCGGTCCGCGGGTCCAGACGAGTCGACGCGGCGCTTCCGCGAGCGATTCGCGGGAGTTCCTACCGAATCGCGTACGTCCCGAACGCCACGCTCGCGACCGACCCGAACGTGACCGCACCGGCGCTCGTCCTCGACCATCCGAACGACGCGTTCGACCGGCGACTCCCGGTGACGCTCCCCGACTCCGTGAGCGTCTCGGGTGCGTGGGACAGCGGCAACGACTGCGTGGTGCGCGTCGTGGTCGATGACGACGACGGGACGACGCTCGAACTCGCGAACGGGAGGGCGGATGCGTAG
- a CDS encoding universal stress protein translates to MVVVAAVDRSGRSAHVVSEAASLAAAFDEAVHVVHALTRSEFIDLGLTSAQAEEPKDMDEIRSAAAEMAEDSVSGLDVPYETVGLVGNPADEVIEYADGQDASYIVVSPRRRSRTGKMLFGSVAQSILLNASCPVVSTLADEE, encoded by the coding sequence ATGGTCGTTGTTGCAGCAGTCGATCGGTCAGGTCGATCAGCACACGTTGTCTCGGAAGCCGCATCGCTGGCGGCGGCGTTCGACGAAGCGGTCCACGTCGTCCACGCGCTGACCCGCTCGGAGTTCATCGACCTCGGGCTGACGAGCGCGCAGGCCGAGGAGCCGAAGGATATGGACGAGATTCGGTCGGCCGCCGCCGAGATGGCCGAAGACTCCGTGTCGGGACTGGACGTTCCGTACGAGACGGTGGGACTCGTCGGCAACCCGGCCGACGAAGTCATCGAGTACGCCGACGGACAGGACGCGAGCTATATCGTGGTGAGTCCGCGACGCCGCTCGCGAACCGGAAAGATGCTGTTCGGAAGCGTCGCTCAGTCGATTCTCCTGAACGCGTCGTGCCCGGTCGTTTCGACCCTCGCAGACGAGGAGTAG
- a CDS encoding type II/IV secretion system ATPase subunit encodes MPTQGDNAGSESPTPTLEFGASSTSGAAGAVPAPVPPDDPRAWYAPTVRSQYEVAPDTVVTISDADHGFDYAVREATLGARETDALETVRDHFSTVVRRRPLTREGAVSRAETGLSPKYRRIFDRLLDLTPTARRRVERHALSELRLLGAVTPLALDDRIEVVDAGRGDGSERLVVHTEDFAPATTTFDSDVSFADRIAAERIDHYTVPFAGYDVDVVIYRDRLLGDDRFATKYAVLEPDLVPGDAELIEECKERIWEANVNDVVADRIEFVRDRAREFLSRRLTARNTRAWVDATSFRVRAALSEYGLALPPVDRRFAEDRLDDLVYYVLRDYVGEGVLTVPIRDPHLEDVEANRVGERIKVIPRADVTGHGGLRVPTNLVFEDETEFTNVVTQLAAADGVELNASNPSAKVNLRPGAVGGDPASADTDETIRCAVALPVISEGGPHVSIRKQTGDVLTPVDLVESGSVSTELVTLLWLCYEHHRVVLFSGATGVGKTTLMNAHMPFVPYDHRPISIDEGSREVHLPHETGVSLTTRDHESEFKRVTMADLMTEANYLNPDVEVIAEINTPESFATFAETLNTGHGVIGTTHAADIETLVNRVIEQGLPPYLLRELDLVVFPHKVDGERYVSEVVELVPESEYDETWGRRGVIEKDGRTLHWNTVGRRTPDGSFDLSYEHPQLGDDHRRVGVRLFHRIAEATDRDVEAVEREFHRKHRYVEYLVREQITDVDRLFGFLSDLRTDEAATVERVRRRMAERDSADGDSAARGGVDDHTHHRDRDDEADP; translated from the coding sequence ATGCCTACCCAAGGCGATAACGCCGGGTCGGAGTCGCCCACCCCGACTCTCGAATTCGGTGCATCCTCGACTTCCGGGGCGGCAGGTGCAGTCCCGGCACCCGTCCCCCCGGACGACCCTCGCGCGTGGTACGCGCCGACCGTCCGCTCGCAGTACGAAGTCGCCCCCGATACCGTCGTCACCATCAGCGACGCGGACCACGGTTTCGACTACGCGGTGCGAGAAGCGACGCTCGGCGCGCGCGAGACCGACGCGCTGGAGACCGTCCGCGACCACTTTTCGACGGTCGTCCGCCGGCGACCGCTCACCCGCGAGGGCGCGGTCAGCCGCGCAGAGACCGGACTCTCACCGAAGTACCGCCGTATCTTCGACCGGCTGCTCGACCTGACGCCGACCGCCCGGAGACGCGTCGAGCGCCACGCGCTGTCCGAACTTCGGCTCCTCGGTGCAGTCACACCGCTGGCGCTCGACGATAGAATCGAAGTCGTCGACGCCGGCCGCGGCGACGGCTCCGAGCGACTCGTCGTCCACACCGAGGACTTCGCGCCGGCGACGACGACGTTCGACTCCGACGTGTCGTTCGCCGACCGCATCGCCGCCGAGCGAATCGACCACTACACCGTCCCCTTCGCCGGCTACGACGTGGACGTGGTAATCTACCGCGACCGACTCCTCGGCGACGACCGCTTCGCCACGAAGTACGCCGTCCTCGAACCGGACCTGGTTCCCGGCGACGCCGAACTCATCGAGGAGTGCAAAGAGCGAATCTGGGAGGCGAACGTCAACGACGTGGTCGCCGACCGCATCGAGTTCGTCCGCGACCGGGCCCGCGAGTTCCTCTCGCGGCGGCTCACCGCCCGCAACACCCGAGCGTGGGTCGACGCCACGAGCTTCCGGGTCCGCGCCGCGCTCTCGGAGTACGGTCTCGCGCTCCCGCCGGTCGACCGCCGGTTCGCCGAGGACCGTCTCGACGACCTCGTCTACTACGTCCTCCGCGACTACGTCGGCGAGGGCGTCCTCACCGTTCCCATCCGTGACCCCCATCTCGAAGACGTGGAAGCGAACCGTGTCGGCGAACGAATCAAAGTCATTCCGCGGGCGGACGTGACCGGCCACGGCGGCCTGCGGGTGCCGACGAACCTCGTCTTCGAAGACGAGACCGAGTTCACGAACGTCGTGACCCAACTCGCCGCCGCCGACGGCGTGGAGCTGAACGCCTCGAACCCGAGCGCGAAGGTGAACCTCCGACCCGGCGCGGTCGGCGGCGACCCCGCGTCGGCCGACACCGACGAGACGATTCGCTGCGCCGTCGCCCTCCCCGTCATCTCCGAGGGCGGCCCGCACGTCTCGATTCGCAAGCAGACCGGCGACGTGCTCACGCCGGTCGACCTCGTCGAAAGCGGGTCGGTCTCGACCGAACTCGTCACGCTGCTGTGGCTCTGTTACGAACACCACCGCGTCGTCCTCTTTTCCGGCGCGACCGGCGTCGGCAAAACCACGCTGATGAACGCGCACATGCCGTTCGTCCCCTACGACCACCGGCCCATCAGCATCGACGAGGGCTCCCGGGAGGTCCATCTCCCCCACGAGACGGGCGTTTCGTTGACGACCCGCGACCACGAGTCCGAGTTCAAGCGCGTCACGATGGCCGACCTGATGACGGAGGCGAACTACCTCAACCCCGACGTGGAGGTCATCGCCGAAATCAACACGCCCGAGTCGTTCGCCACCTTCGCCGAGACGCTCAACACCGGCCACGGCGTCATCGGTACGACCCACGCCGCCGACATCGAGACGCTCGTCAACCGCGTCATCGAACAGGGGCTCCCGCCGTACCTCCTCCGCGAACTCGACCTCGTCGTCTTCCCGCACAAAGTCGACGGCGAGCGGTACGTCTCCGAGGTCGTCGAACTCGTCCCCGAGTCCGAGTACGACGAAACGTGGGGTCGACGCGGCGTCATCGAGAAGGACGGGCGCACGCTCCACTGGAACACGGTCGGCCGCCGGACCCCGGACGGCTCGTTCGATCTCTCGTACGAACACCCGCAGCTGGGCGACGACCACCGGCGCGTCGGCGTCCGACTGTTCCACCGCATCGCCGAGGCCACCGACCGCGACGTGGAGGCCGTCGAGCGCGAGTTCCACCGAAAACATCGCTACGTGGAGTACCTCGTCCGCGAGCAGATAACCGACGTGGACCGGCTGTTCGGCTTCCTCTCGGACCTCCGGACCGACGAGGCCGCGACGGTCGAGCGCGTCCGCCGGCGGATGGCCGAGCGGGATTCGGCCGACGGAGACAGCGCCGCCCGAGGCGGGGTGGACGACCACACCCACCACCGCGACCGCGACGACGAGGCCGACCCGTGA
- a CDS encoding DUF7263 family protein, giving the protein MRSHGAARAQTTLAGLAVALVLVTAVTVGGVAAADRVLADAAGESLEQHRAESAADALLTESPITRSDNGSDAVDLTLANETNATVLAAAVPPLRGAAFRVRIDGRTVAERGDPSSGYTVSRGAVGVNRRTVRRSINLSAEPNTTLTGRTNRTRLDVNPAPNTTVQTIWVDDRVALHQPAGIEGQHVVGVSSRPDHEVRVETTGDEPSGSVDVSATAFDATVVRIEVTVDA; this is encoded by the coding sequence ATGCGTAGTCACGGCGCGGCGCGCGCACAGACGACGCTCGCCGGACTCGCGGTGGCGCTCGTGCTCGTGACCGCGGTCACGGTCGGGGGCGTCGCCGCCGCCGACCGAGTCCTCGCGGACGCGGCCGGCGAGTCGCTCGAACAGCACCGCGCCGAGAGCGCCGCGGACGCGCTCCTCACGGAATCCCCGATTACGCGGTCCGACAACGGAAGCGACGCCGTCGACCTCACGCTCGCGAACGAGACGAACGCGACCGTGCTCGCCGCCGCCGTCCCGCCGCTCCGCGGCGCCGCGTTCCGCGTCCGAATCGACGGGCGAACCGTCGCCGAGCGGGGTGACCCGTCGAGCGGCTACACGGTTAGCCGCGGCGCGGTCGGCGTCAACCGGCGGACCGTCCGCAGGTCGATTAACCTCTCGGCGGAGCCCAACACGACGCTCACCGGGCGGACGAACCGCACTCGACTCGACGTGAATCCCGCGCCGAACACGACGGTGCAGACGATTTGGGTCGACGACAGGGTCGCACTCCACCAACCGGCCGGAATCGAGGGGCAACACGTCGTCGGGGTATCGTCCCGGCCCGACCACGAGGTCCGCGTCGAAACCACCGGCGACGAGCCGTCCGGGAGCGTCGACGTGTCAGCGACGGCGTTCGATGCGACGGTCGTTCGAATCGAGGTGACCGTGGATGCGTGA
- a CDS encoding type II secretion system F family protein has product MTEFDAGADERRVGRVRSLSVLDRALYALFARHVDAGRHDRDRRRYRGTDMRMSFDLYLARAYGLAWATGLFVAFPTALVALAVPDSTVDAVLDVLRAALPLFEHVPIPVVPRLPVVGAFALAVAVATRRVVLAVAGQYLGWLATARRENIERTLPGAVRYLHVLSSGSDGPRGMLRRVAETDAYGETAIAFRSVLNTASLTGNVNEGLRRVARDTPSEGMLAPFLLKFREHAGQGSDALRNYLRMESRMLGHRQDRARERAEGFLELLAELFIVLLVLPSLLVIVLTVMSVIAPGLSAPVATPLGQTTTRGVVVYSSAAFIVGVGLGASVLVAGLRPPDQSVEYDRPAGALRVLDSTLSNPASAAAVFVFSGLVVAGVAAFVGADAVGVALAGYVAYAAPVGLVGVRRARLDDAKDRELKDFVHAVSGHVNLGRPFGEAVERVGRDVDLGPLDADVADLALNLRFTAPSSGTDVNLRTAALARFVDRVGTPMAEQTIGLVVGALDGGSDTGTVFDTLQTEIGRLYHEKRALRSGLLVYVAVGWTTALLVVGITVAVNVHVFDGFAQLSTLSTGRSFAINAGAVDLERDRYRMYVVTQATMLASGWFAGTASRGRYEALLHSAALVVACYLVYAGVGLI; this is encoded by the coding sequence GTGACCGAGTTCGACGCCGGAGCCGACGAGCGACGGGTCGGCCGCGTCCGCTCGCTTTCGGTCCTCGACAGGGCGCTGTACGCGCTGTTCGCCCGCCACGTCGACGCCGGGCGACACGACCGGGACCGCCGCCGCTACCGCGGCACCGACATGCGGATGAGCTTCGACCTCTATCTCGCCCGCGCCTACGGCCTCGCGTGGGCGACCGGTCTGTTCGTCGCGTTCCCGACGGCGCTCGTCGCGCTCGCGGTTCCGGATTCGACGGTCGACGCCGTACTCGACGTTCTTCGGGCGGCGCTCCCGCTTTTCGAACACGTCCCGATACCCGTGGTTCCGCGGCTTCCGGTGGTCGGGGCGTTCGCACTCGCGGTCGCGGTCGCGACGCGGCGTGTCGTCCTCGCCGTCGCCGGGCAGTACCTCGGCTGGCTGGCGACCGCGCGGCGAGAGAACATCGAGCGAACGCTGCCCGGCGCGGTCCGCTACCTGCACGTCCTCTCGTCGGGGAGCGACGGCCCTCGCGGGATGCTCCGCCGCGTCGCTGAAACCGACGCCTACGGCGAGACGGCAATCGCCTTCCGGAGCGTTCTCAACACCGCCTCGCTGACCGGCAACGTGAACGAGGGCCTGCGGCGCGTCGCCCGCGACACGCCCTCCGAGGGGATGCTCGCGCCGTTTCTCCTGAAGTTCCGCGAACACGCCGGACAGGGCAGCGACGCGCTCCGGAACTACCTGCGGATGGAGAGCCGGATGCTCGGCCACCGACAGGACCGCGCCCGCGAGCGCGCCGAGGGCTTCCTCGAACTGCTCGCCGAACTGTTCATCGTCCTGCTCGTCCTCCCCTCGTTGCTCGTCATCGTCCTCACGGTGATGAGCGTCATCGCGCCCGGCCTCTCCGCGCCGGTTGCCACGCCGCTCGGCCAGACGACCACGCGCGGCGTCGTCGTCTATTCGAGCGCCGCGTTCATCGTCGGCGTCGGGCTGGGCGCGAGCGTGCTCGTCGCCGGACTCCGACCCCCGGACCAGTCCGTCGAGTACGACCGGCCGGCCGGCGCGCTCCGCGTCCTCGACTCGACGCTGTCGAACCCGGCCAGCGCGGCCGCCGTCTTCGTCTTCTCGGGGCTCGTCGTGGCCGGCGTCGCCGCGTTCGTCGGTGCCGACGCCGTGGGAGTCGCACTCGCCGGCTACGTCGCCTACGCGGCCCCGGTCGGACTCGTCGGCGTCCGCCGCGCCCGTCTGGACGACGCGAAGGACCGCGAACTGAAGGATTTCGTCCACGCCGTCTCCGGTCACGTCAACCTCGGTCGACCCTTCGGTGAGGCGGTCGAGCGCGTCGGCCGCGACGTTGACCTCGGCCCGCTCGACGCGGACGTCGCCGACCTCGCGCTCAACCTCCGCTTTACCGCGCCAAGCTCCGGCACCGACGTGAACCTCCGGACGGCCGCGTTGGCGCGGTTCGTCGACCGCGTCGGGACGCCCATGGCCGAACAGACCATCGGCCTCGTCGTCGGCGCGCTCGACGGCGGCAGCGATACCGGGACCGTCTTCGACACGCTCCAGACCGAAATCGGCCGCCTCTACCACGAAAAGCGCGCGCTCCGCTCGGGGCTGCTCGTCTACGTCGCGGTCGGCTGGACGACCGCGCTCCTCGTCGTCGGAATCACCGTCGCCGTCAACGTCCACGTCTTCGACGGCTTCGCCCAGCTTTCGACGCTCTCGACCGGCAGGTCGTTCGCCATCAACGCCGGCGCGGTCGACCTCGAACGCGACCGCTACCGGATGTACGTCGTCACGCAGGCGACGATGCTCGCCTCCGGCTGGTTCGCCGGCACGGCGAGCCGCGGTCGGTACGAGGCGTTGCTCCACTCCGCCGCGCTCGTCGTCGCGTGCTACCTCGTCTACGCCGGGGTGGGCCTGATATGA